The following proteins come from a genomic window of Miscanthus floridulus cultivar M001 chromosome 2, ASM1932011v1, whole genome shotgun sequence:
- the LOC136538071 gene encoding two-component response regulator ORR41-like isoform X2: protein MAGAAAERKVIRVLLVEDEEIHRVLARALLRSAVGGVELDEAGTGAEAVRRVRDGGAGAYDLIITDGKMPVMDGHEIRAMGVTTPIVGLSSDTLPPDVDTFIKAGADDFTPKPLSKEKLVRILAKFNLA, encoded by the exons ATGGCCGGCGCGGCGGCGGAGCGCAAGGTGATCAGGGTCCTCCTCGTCGAGGACGAGGAGATCCACAGG GTTCTGGCGAGGGCGCTGCTGAGGTCCGCCGTCGGCGGCGTGGAGCTGGACGAGGCGGGGACCGGCGCCGAGGCGGTGCGGCGCGTTCGGGATGGCGGCGCCGGCGCCTACGACCTCATCATCACCGACGGGAAGATGCCCGTCATGGACGGACACGAG ATTAGGGCCATGGGTGTAACGACGCCGATCGTCGGGCTGTCCAGCGACACCCTCCCGCCAGACGTCGACACGTTCATCAAGGCCGGGGCAGACGACTTCACGCCCAAG CCGCTGTCCAAGGAGAAGCTCGTCCGTATTCTGGCCAAATTCAATCTCGCTTAG
- the LOC136538071 gene encoding two-component response regulator ORR41-like isoform X1: MAGAAAERKVIRVLLVEDEEIHRVLARALLRSAVGGVELDEAGTGAEAVRRVRDGGAGAYDLIITDGKMPVMDGHEATRQIRAMGVTTPIVGLSSDTLPPDVDTFIKAGADDFTPKPLSKEKLVRILAKFNLA; encoded by the exons ATGGCCGGCGCGGCGGCGGAGCGCAAGGTGATCAGGGTCCTCCTCGTCGAGGACGAGGAGATCCACAGG GTTCTGGCGAGGGCGCTGCTGAGGTCCGCCGTCGGCGGCGTGGAGCTGGACGAGGCGGGGACCGGCGCCGAGGCGGTGCGGCGCGTTCGGGATGGCGGCGCCGGCGCCTACGACCTCATCATCACCGACGGGAAGATGCCCGTCATGGACGGACACGAG GCGACGCGGCAGATTAGGGCCATGGGTGTAACGACGCCGATCGTCGGGCTGTCCAGCGACACCCTCCCGCCAGACGTCGACACGTTCATCAAGGCCGGGGCAGACGACTTCACGCCCAAG CCGCTGTCCAAGGAGAAGCTCGTCCGTATTCTGGCCAAATTCAATCTCGCTTAG